The Plasmodium cynomolgi strain B DNA, scaffold: 0084, whole genome shotgun sequence DNA segment CCTTAATTATCAATTCAGGCTGTTCTTGTGGTGTCACAGTTACTGATTCGGCTAACAATTCAGGTTGTGCTTGTGATTTTTCAGTCATTAATTTAGATTGTTCTTGGGATTTTTCAGTCATTAATTTAACTAAGCGATCAAGAGTAGCTACATCATATACTTTTTGTGACTGTTCAACGGATAGTTTACTACTGCAaccaaattttattaaaagattGTTGggatcataatttttatcacaattaaaataatatgaacaaTTGTTATTATAATGCttttctttataataatattcacaGCAATTCTTTATATACTTCTTATATAAGTCATAAATatgagaaatatatttacaataatttaatttttcactaGTAATCTtagtaattttattatcaatatcattgtaaattttaaaaaatcatgaagttctttcatttcctttAATTCTTCAAAACTATAATCATggtaataaataaagaaacaatgttttttttcaatgtttCATTAATACGATACCCAACGTCTAGAAGTTTATGGACAAAGGTTATGTTGCCAACACTTTTTGAAGTAGAACTATGAATTTTCCTCATCTCGTCGTATATCCAATGAGTTAAATATTCACAATTATTTCTTATATCATCGTTGTTCTCTGCGGTTTCTGCGggtttataaattaaatttcttgCTAATCTTTTACAAAGTTCATTTATTCCAGGATAATCCCTTTCCAGAGGTAAAATTTCAGTACAGAAATTGCAATATTTATCAATTTCTCCAtctttattaaaatattcatatttttttttgaatattgaTAATTCTTCAATGTCATTTTCCTGTAATATATTagaaaatgcaaattatataatgcttatatattttctgttataaaaagcttttttttattaggtTTTAATAgttatgaaatatattcattaataCGTAATAACACGAGTGTGGTAAAACTTTATACATTAGGTGCTTCTTTAGGTTTTTCATTGAATTGACAAAAATCATTATCTTTTGTTTGAAAAACTAAATGCAAGCACATGTCCGAACATTTAGTTTTTAAGTAAGACAGCTcacaattaattttttgccgAAAATACAGTATTTCGTCATTGTATATTTGTGCAGTATTGCTTTTTTCCATATCTAAATACAACTcaaagatttttttaataaaactacagtattttatattatccGAATGGTCTACAttgtttaatttaatttttatactaTCATAGTGCTCTAAAAATTCATataactttttcttcttgttaAATTCATTTGGAGCAACCTTAAAATTCTTGTGCCAACAGTAAttgtatcctttttttctgtttcgaTTAATCACATCCCAAGCagcgtatatatattgaatagttttataattataactattttttaccattttttcatgtaaCCAATAGTTTAAATAATCACAATAATTTATCTCATTACATCCTGCTTCAAAATGTATCAACAAATAATCCCAATTTTCTAATATTTCTATAAGACAATTACAAAGATTTTTAGCCTTCACATCATTAGGAAATTTactatttgtaaaaatgttgcaaatACAGGATGACATACTACCATGCGTATAACATCCATTTAattcttcataaaatttatttaagggtataatcttaaaaatttgactctaataattaaaagggaaatataatgatatatataaaaagaagcattcaaaaaaatagttgTATGATGTTTCAacaacaataaaaaattcaattaaaatgaaagatagatttattttaatatgaaaattatcTATACATCTTCATATAATTCAGTAAAAACTGTATCCTTTGTAACACCTACATCTTCTACTTTTTCATATATCACAGATGAGTCTACATGCTCACATTTATctttaaatgaatatatcAAATCATCATTAACATTCATTTTGATGTATTCATTAAACTCTTTACAATACGcactattatttttacaactacACTCAATGTCCCTTTTGAATATATATTCGAATACTCTcctttaataaatttaaatttatacacattacacattttttcatgCGTAATAACCTTCTAATATAAACTCTTCATAAAATATCATATAATCATATAACTGTTTTATCTCTTTAatttcctttaattttattggaaaaaaatcacatggACAATCATTACTTttaaatacatattttttaaattcatccCACTTAACCAAAAAAGTATTAATATCAAGGGCCTTAACGTCATCTGATAATATTCTATCATAAAACCAGAACttcaaaaatgcacatatcttatctttattttcctgtatattattaaaatattctgtattttttgataatctaaataaattattcaaaagttttttataaattcctTCCTTATATACTTTGGGAATATTTTCAAGTTTTTCGAAAGAATGAAAAGCACTGTCTGAATTAGTATCTTCATTAAATTTctcataaaatttaaataatttagaattctttaatttagaatactatatataaaaaacaaaataaaaatgagtatATTTATTATGGGATCTTAGCAAgatggaattttttattgtgcTATGAATAATatgacatataaataatttcttaatgatgattaaaaaattacatagtgaaaatttacaatttgaTCTTTTGCTAAATTATCAAGAGAACGGTAACTTCCATTTTCACTCTTGTTAGATAACATTTTGGACAATTatctaaatatatatttaaaaaacactAAATATTCCAAAGATGCATTGTGTAAtgcattatattaaataataagtctaaataaatttttcttaattaaaaatgttatatgaTAAtcgtttatatataaatagtatgattaatataaatatttctaaTTATGAAAAGAAATTGATTAACGTTTGTGCTTCTATGTTTTAAGTGAAATTCAATACTTTCtagtaaaataatattttatatcatattcatatatatttttgtaacgtaattctattaataattaagatagataaacaaattatatGTAAATCAAATGTATATACGAGTTgtaatattaatgaaattttcatttattaatatattttatataaattcgcgtcattgtaaaaataagcatttagttttttaaaaacatccTTATCTGCCTActtattggaaaaatatggataacataaacatttttttgacctTAAGGTTAACAGTTGCTTATatagtaaaaattaaagcatatataaaaggaaaatcagtatttaatacaaaaaattaataatttaatggtaaatatattattgcACAACTTTCATTTTAAACGTAGTTTAAATATAATAGCACATAAAATAACAGATGATAACACAATCTACATTTCTGTTCTTTCTAACTATTAGAAATAAGatgctattttttcattcagtGATATAATTGCAATTATTTAGCATATATGCGTATTAATATGAATATCATAATacatgtttttataaaatgaattatataataaattatttctaaTTAAGCAAATTAcacttaataattttaatgtttaaacaaataatatgatgatacttttaattttctagAATAgctaaaaatgtaattatctATAAGGTGAActaatgttatatatatattaaataccgaaaaaataaattgtagccatttttttaatatttagaTGATACtaaaatgtatacaaataATGATACTGACATAATctttactatattttttaatactttatttttcgtttgttTACATTGTCCATACTATAATACAACATAATATTGCTATTTTTTGTGGGGTAATataagtaaaatattaagattaattcttttattttttttgaacacatttttttatgaatattttatgacCTCTTTTACTcttaatatttacaatagaAGCTGATTATCCTTTAACTGATTTAGTATTATTAGTGAAaactattatatta contains these protein-coding regions:
- a CDS encoding hypothetical protein (putative); this translates as MVKNSYNYKTIQYIYAAWDVINRNRKKGYNYCWHKNFKVAPNEFNKKKKLYEFLEHYDSIKIKLNNVDHSDNIKYCSFIKKIFELYLDMEKSNTAQIYNDEILYFRQKINCELSYLKTKCSDMCLHLVFQTKDNDFCQFNEKPKEAPNENDIEELSIFKKKYEYFNKDGEIDKYCNFCTEILPLERDYPGINELCKRLARNLIYKPAETAENNDDIRNNCEYLTHWIYDEMRKIHSSTSKSVGNITFVHKLLDVGYRINETLKKNIVSLFITMIIVLKN